A stretch of the Flavobacterium aquiphilum genome encodes the following:
- a CDS encoding glycoside hydrolase family 27 protein: MKKILLTLLLSSMAIQGFSQGNVYKQGFGKFEGLAMTPPMGWNSWNTFETNIDEKLVKETADIMVSSGMVAAGYNYIVLDDGWMAKNRDINGNLVPDPVKFPSGMKALIEYVHSKGLKFGLYNCAGTHTCAGYPGTRGYEYQDARFYADLGIDFLKYDWCNTAGINAPEAYATMSNALKTAGRPIVFSLCEWGDNKPWDWGKPIGNLWRISGDIYPCFDCEFHHEEGNWSSWGFMKIAEMRKDIRKFSGPDHWNDFDMMEVGDGMTNTEDKTHFSMWCMMASPLIAGNDFRKMTKETLAILTNKELIAVDQDKLGIQGFKLSAEDGLEVWVKPLSDGNWAITFLNRSDVSKKINFDWKKNPIKDADFGYEADFNKVAFKIKDLWKNKEAGTTKKNFMADIASHDVITLRLIP, encoded by the coding sequence ATGAAAAAAATACTTCTCACATTACTTTTAAGTAGTATGGCAATTCAAGGTTTCTCACAAGGAAATGTCTATAAACAAGGATTCGGAAAATTTGAAGGTCTTGCGATGACTCCGCCAATGGGCTGGAATTCCTGGAATACTTTTGAAACAAATATCGACGAAAAATTGGTCAAAGAAACCGCCGATATTATGGTTTCTTCCGGAATGGTGGCCGCAGGTTACAATTACATTGTTTTAGATGATGGCTGGATGGCCAAAAATCGGGATATCAATGGTAATTTGGTTCCTGATCCGGTTAAATTTCCAAGCGGAATGAAGGCATTAATTGAGTATGTACACTCCAAAGGGTTGAAATTTGGTTTGTACAATTGCGCCGGAACCCACACTTGTGCGGGGTACCCCGGAACACGCGGGTACGAGTATCAGGATGCCCGTTTTTATGCTGATTTAGGAATCGATTTCTTGAAATACGATTGGTGCAACACCGCAGGGATTAATGCTCCCGAAGCGTATGCCACGATGAGCAACGCGCTCAAAACTGCCGGAAGGCCTATCGTTTTCAGTCTTTGTGAATGGGGAGATAATAAACCTTGGGATTGGGGAAAACCAATAGGAAACCTTTGGAGAATTTCGGGCGACATTTATCCTTGTTTCGATTGTGAATTTCATCACGAAGAAGGAAATTGGTCGTCATGGGGATTCATGAAAATTGCCGAAATGCGCAAAGATATCCGTAAATTTTCCGGACCGGATCATTGGAATGATTTCGATATGATGGAAGTGGGAGACGGAATGACCAATACCGAAGATAAAACTCATTTTTCCATGTGGTGCATGATGGCTTCACCTTTAATCGCCGGAAATGATTTCAGAAAAATGACAAAAGAAACTTTGGCTATTTTAACCAATAAAGAACTTATTGCCGTCGATCAGGATAAATTAGGGATTCAAGGATTCAAACTTTCTGCCGAAGACGGTTTGGAAGTTTGGGTAAAACCGTTATCTGACGGAAATTGGGCAATTACTTTTCTGAACAGATCAGATGTGAGCAAAAAAATAAATTTCGATTGGAAAAAAAATCCAATAAAAGATGCTGATTTTGGCTATGAAGCCGATTTCAATAAGGTAGCCTTCAAGATAAAAGACCTTTGGAAAAACAAGGAGGCGGGCACGACCAAAAAGAATTTCATGGCCGATATTGCTTCTCATGATGTAATTACGTTACGATTGATTCCTTAA
- a CDS encoding glycoside hydrolase family 5 protein: MNFKSKITLFLFVLSCSMANAQFVKKHGQLSVKGTQLVDKNQNPIVLRGVSIGWHSMWPRFYNEKVVNWLKNDFHCTVVRAALGIEIGEHPYVKEPEFSKEKIEAVIKGAIKSDIYVIVDWHSHNINLKEAKEYFDEVSKKYGKYPNVIYEVFNEPDYETWAEVKSYSEEVIKVIRANDPDNIILVGCPKWDQDIQLPAQDPIKGFDNLMYTMHFYAATHEKWLRDRTDEAIKSGLPIFVSESAGMEASGDGPMNYVAWQEYIDWMETKKLSWIVWSISDKDETCSMLKKSADSEGNWKDSDLKESGLKTREYLRKYNN, encoded by the coding sequence ATGAATTTCAAATCTAAAATCACCCTGTTTTTGTTCGTGTTAAGTTGCAGTATGGCAAACGCACAATTTGTTAAAAAACATGGACAACTTAGCGTAAAAGGAACACAGTTGGTGGATAAAAATCAAAATCCAATTGTTTTGAGGGGAGTAAGCATTGGTTGGCATAGTATGTGGCCAAGGTTTTATAATGAGAAAGTGGTCAATTGGCTTAAAAATGATTTTCATTGCACCGTTGTTCGTGCGGCATTGGGGATCGAAATTGGAGAACACCCTTATGTGAAGGAACCGGAATTCTCCAAAGAAAAAATCGAGGCAGTCATAAAAGGAGCAATCAAATCGGATATTTATGTTATTGTCGATTGGCACAGTCATAATATTAATTTGAAAGAAGCCAAAGAATATTTTGATGAAGTTTCCAAGAAATACGGGAAATACCCGAACGTGATTTATGAGGTGTTCAATGAACCGGATTACGAAACCTGGGCGGAAGTCAAGTCATATTCCGAAGAAGTAATCAAGGTAATCCGTGCCAATGATCCGGACAATATTATTTTGGTAGGATGTCCCAAATGGGATCAGGATATTCAATTACCTGCCCAAGATCCTATAAAAGGTTTTGATAATTTGATGTACACCATGCATTTTTATGCGGCAACACATGAAAAATGGCTGCGTGATAGAACAGATGAAGCAATCAAAAGTGGCTTGCCCATTTTTGTCTCCGAATCAGCCGGAATGGAAGCTTCAGGAGACGGACCAATGAATTATGTTGCCTGGCAGGAATATATCGATTGGATGGAAACCAAAAAGTTAAGTTGGATTGTTTGGTCTATTTCGGATAAAGATGAAACCTGTTCGATGTTGAAAAAATCGGCAGATTCTGAGGGGAATTGGAAAGATTCAGATCTTAAGGAATCGGGCTTGAAAACCCGTGAATATTTAAGGAAATACAATAATTAG